A portion of the Bubalus kerabau isolate K-KA32 ecotype Philippines breed swamp buffalo chromosome 1, PCC_UOA_SB_1v2, whole genome shotgun sequence genome contains these proteins:
- the LOC129641984 gene encoding olfactory receptor-like protein OLF4 → MELENNTQISKFLLLEFSEEPELQPLIFVIFLSMYLITLFGNLLIILLVSSESRLHTPMYFFLSNLSFVDICFTSTTIPNMLWNIQTQSKVITYEACVTQMYFYIFFAGLDDILLAVMAYDRYMAICQPLQYMVIMSPRLCGLLVLLSWIMSIMYSLLHSLMVLRLSFCSDLEIHHFLCELNQVIRLSCSDTFLNNIVIYFSTALCGGCPFAGIIYSYSKIVSSITGISSAQGKYKAFSTCASHLSVVSLFYCTVLGVYLSPAVTHSSQTSATASVMYTVVMPMLNPFIYSLRNKDIKRSLKRFYLGMPGIKLPVT, encoded by the coding sequence ATGGAACTGGAGAACAATACacaaatttcaaaatttcttcttttGGAATTTTCAGAGGAACCAGAACTGCAGCCACTCATATTTGTGATTTTCCTCTCCATGTACCTGATCACTCTGTTTGGAAACCTGCTCATCATCCTGCTTGTCAGCTCAGAGTCccgcctccacacccccatgtactttttcctctccAACCTGTCCTTTGTAGACATATGCTTCACATCCACCACCATCCCAAATATGCTATGGAACATCCAGACACAGAGCAAAGTTATCACCTATGAAGCTTGTGTCACCCAGATGTATTTTTACATATTCTTTGCAGGATTAGATGACATTCTCCTGGCTGTGATGGCCTATGATCGGTATATGGCCATTTGCCAACCCCTGCAGTACATGGTCATCATGAGCCCTCGGCTCTGTGGACTGCTGGTGCTTCTGTCCTGGATAATGAGTATCATGTATTCCTTGTTACACAGTTTGATGGTGTTGCGATTGTCCTTCTGTTCAGACTTGGAAATCCACCACTTTTTATGTGAACTCAATCAGGTGATACGACTTTCTTGTTCTGACACTTTTCTCAATAACATAGTGATCTATTTTTCAACTGCTCTCTGTGGTGGTTGCCCTTTTGCTGGCATAATCTACTCTTACTCTAAAATAGTTTCCTCCATAACTGGAATCTCATCAGCTCAGGGGAAGTATAAAGCATTTTCCACCTGTGCATCTCACCTCTCAGTTGTCTCCTTATTTTATTGTACAGTCTTAGGAGTGTACCTTAGCCCTGCTGTTACACACAGCTCACAAACAAGTGCAACAGCCTCGGTGATGTACACTGTGGTCATGCCCATGCTGAATCCCTTCATCTACAGTCTGAGGAACAAAGACATAAAGAGGTCTCTGAAGAGATTCTATTTGGGGATGCCAGGTATAAAATTGCCAgttacatga